A single region of the Halofilum ochraceum genome encodes:
- the iadA gene encoding beta-aspartyl-peptidase, whose amino-acid sequence MTAPSEPLLTLLRVGTIHTPETVDATEILIADGRIAALGSNLSVPPDWPVEIIDAPDLAAVPAFIDQHAHVTGGGGEGGCGTRCPAMSAADIACMGIATVVGVLGTDSVSRSPADLLAGVRGLCADGIDAYMYTGAYRVPAPTLTGDIQRDLAWIPEVIGVGEIAISDHRSSQPTQEEIARLVSEARVGGMLAGKRGICHFHVGDGRRGLEPLRRLLSETEIPPDQVIPTHVNRRHELLEEAAEYAKMYGATIDVTAFDDCPGDSEFSAYNAVVELLRRGVPADRITLSSDCNGSLPEFDANGDYAGMRVARNTELLGAWQKLVRDGVLPIGDALGLITGNVARVLGLQHRKGRLATGFAADIALIDADLQPRQTFAAGRRIFLDAG is encoded by the coding sequence ATGACTGCCCCCAGCGAGCCGCTCCTGACCCTCCTGCGCGTCGGCACCATCCACACGCCGGAAACTGTCGACGCCACGGAGATCCTGATCGCCGACGGCCGGATCGCGGCACTGGGCAGCAACCTCTCCGTGCCGCCCGACTGGCCGGTCGAGATCATCGACGCCCCCGACCTCGCCGCCGTACCGGCCTTCATCGACCAGCACGCCCACGTCACCGGCGGTGGCGGCGAGGGCGGTTGCGGCACCCGCTGCCCGGCGATGAGCGCGGCCGACATCGCCTGCATGGGGATCGCCACGGTGGTCGGCGTTTTAGGAACCGACAGCGTCAGCCGCTCACCCGCCGATCTGCTCGCCGGCGTCCGGGGCCTTTGCGCGGACGGCATCGACGCCTACATGTACACCGGCGCGTATCGCGTGCCAGCGCCGACGCTGACCGGAGACATCCAGCGCGACCTGGCCTGGATTCCCGAGGTAATCGGCGTCGGCGAGATCGCCATCTCCGACCATCGGTCCAGCCAGCCCACGCAGGAAGAGATCGCGCGCCTGGTCAGCGAAGCGCGTGTCGGTGGCATGCTCGCCGGCAAGCGCGGCATCTGCCACTTCCACGTGGGCGACGGCCGCCGCGGCCTCGAACCGCTGCGCCGGCTGCTGTCGGAGACCGAGATCCCCCCGGATCAGGTCATCCCGACGCACGTGAACCGCCGGCACGAGTTGCTCGAAGAGGCGGCGGAGTACGCGAAGATGTACGGGGCGACCATCGACGTAACCGCCTTCGACGATTGCCCGGGCGATAGCGAGTTTTCCGCCTACAACGCGGTCGTCGAGCTGCTGCGGCGTGGTGTACCGGCCGATCGCATCACCCTGAGTTCCGACTGTAACGGCAGCCTGCCGGAGTTCGATGCCAATGGCGATTACGCCGGCATGCGCGTCGCCCGCAATACCGAACTGCTGGGCGCATGGCAGAAGCTCGTGCGCGATGGCGTCCTGCCAATCGGGGACGCGCTCGGGCTGATCACCGGCAATGTAGCGCGCGTGCTCGGCCTGCAGCACCGCAAGGGCAGGCTCGCCACCGGCTTCGCGGCCGATATCGCCTTGATCGATGCCGATCTGCAGCCGCGCCAGACGTTCGCCGCCGGGCGCCGGATCTTCCTGGACGCCGGCTGA